CACCAGTCTCCCGAGGCCCCACCGCCTCCAAAGTCACCTCCGCCACCACCAAAACCACCTCCGAAGTCACTATCGCCGCCGTCACCGCCTGAGCCCCATGAACCTCCTCCTCCCCAGAATAGCCCGCCGCCATGCCCGCCAAACAGAGGCAAAAGAATTCCCATTATCAAACCTAAAACAGCAAAAAAAATCAGCGTAATCAGTCCAAAGGGGGCAATCGCCAGATATGCAATGAGTGGTAATCCGACAGCACCAGCCATGCCTCCCAGGACACGGGAGAAGCTCCCGAGCATAAATAGGGCAATCCCGCCAAAAATCAAGAGTGTGGGGATAGGCACATGCCCCCGCCCCCTTGCTGGACCAGGTTTATCCTCAATCTTAAACTCCCCTCGTGTTGCATCGATCAAAGAAGAAATACCAGCAACAAAACCTCCATCAAAATCGCCCCTCTTGAATCTCGGTTTTATCACAAGGTCTATTATTCTCCCTGCCGTTAAATCGGTGAGTTTTCCTTCCAATCCCCGTCCCACTTCTATCCTTATCTTCCTCTCCTGATTGGCAACAAGAAGGATTATGCCGTTATCCTTACCTTTCTGCCCTATCTTCCACGTTTCAGCGATCTTTATAGAAAAATCCTCTAACGCTTCCCCCTTAAGGGATGGAATGGTAAGAATAACAACCTGGGTTGAATCAGACTGCTCAAAGGCCTTGAGTTCTGCCTCAATCTTCGCCCGTGCAGAAGGCGATATTATGTTTGCATAGTCATTGACATAACCCTTAAGCGGAGGAACATCCAGCGCATGAGCGCAGCGAAGAGCTGGGAGCGAAGGGCTAAGAGCTAAAAACAAGCTTATAATGATAAATACTGCAGGTGATATAAGAAAGGCGTGAGTTCTTCTGTTATATGTCATATTGCTAACTATTTCCACTGGCTTTTCGAGAGTTTCCCTGTTCTTGCTCTCTAAGCTCTCTGCTCCCTGCTCTCTGCCACATGCTTAGAACTTCACCTGCG
This genomic window from Pseudomonadota bacterium contains:
- a CDS encoding TPM domain-containing protein; translation: MTYNRRTHAFLISPAVFIIISLFLALSPSLPALRCAHALDVPPLKGYVNDYANIISPSARAKIEAELKAFEQSDSTQVVILTIPSLKGEALEDFSIKIAETWKIGQKGKDNGIILLVANQERKIRIEVGRGLEGKLTDLTAGRIIDLVIKPRFKRGDFDGGFVAGISSLIDATRGEFKIEDKPGPARGRGHVPIPTLLIFGGIALFMLGSFSRVLGGMAGAVGLPLIAYLAIAPFGLITLIFFAVLGLIMGILLPLFGGHGGGLFWGGGGSWGSGGDGGDSDFGGGFGGGGGDFGGGGASGDW